The Daucus carota subsp. sativus chromosome 2, DH1 v3.0, whole genome shotgun sequence genome includes a window with the following:
- the LOC108206484 gene encoding basic leucine zipper 43, translating to MQSTDVTDLHYLAPPNPTSYPAHFGYTQNNIPTFDYSRLSNPLYHLQINAQAQEFNPQTTCFSSNSTSDEADDQQISLINERKQRRMISNRESARRSRMRKQKHLDELWSQVVWLRSENHQLIDKLNDFSERHDQVLQENAQLKEETSELRQMLTDMQLNSPYHNLSNLEDIPCDTNYLKSESPNLPISNSKDLLI from the coding sequence ATGCAGTCCACTGATGTCACTGACCTTCATTATCTTGCTCCACCCAATCCAACTTCCTACCCTGCTCATTTTGGCTACACCCAAAACAACATACCTACATTTGATTATAGCAGACTATCTAATCCACTGTATCATCTGCAGATAAATGCACAAGCTCAGGAGTTCAACCCTCAGACAACATGTTTCAGCAGTAACTCCACTTCCGATGAAGCAGATGACCAACAAATAAGTCTAATCAATGAGAGGAAGCAGAGAAGAATGATATCTAACAGAGAGTCTGCACGCCGATCTCGTATGCGAAAACAAAAGCACCTGGATGAACTTTGGTCACAGGTGGTCTGGCTCAGAAGTGAAAATCACCAACTCATAGACAAACTGAATGATTTTTCTGAGCGTCATGATCAGGTCCTTCAAGAAAATGCCCAGCTTAAAGAAGAGACATCTGAACTTCGTCAGATGCTCACTGATATGCAGCTTAATAGTCCTTACCATAATCTGAGTAATCTAGAAGACATCCCTTGCGACACAAATTATCTCAAATCTGAATCCCCAAACCTTCCTATCTCAAATTCTaaagatttgcttatctaa
- the LOC108209264 gene encoding disease resistance protein RPM1, whose product MAEIAVVYLVARLEDCIYKEANKKRAAKLTKLQTEFNRVRPFLKHADWRWIIMEDHVYEKWVTDVIDLACEIENAIDSDFCTKRDTKEFSVTSFMDLVGESINYFSEKKITDNSYLDISNFLERTSKKLKEVEIMKSLPFISLLEDAGGEGQMWHTDSFTRKLPLDCMVGRDKEIKILEEWLLNENVDTALIVAVTGTIGIGKTAMSSTVFDHLKIHFDCAAWIYVTSRPAIDLLRDMYTGFHRSSLEISGKKHLDDLDEEELTKIISSYLVEKKFLLVVDDLDALDAWEYVKRALPLNCKGKVVVTTRNPEISAILCHHVLHLEPLSTEDSLILLRRRSCWQQYDLDDVLWPSSGELLVEEILQICQGQPLVIATIGGMLSTVNIKEPKEWDKFLGILRASVGSLCQFNIIQKALLVSYFSLQPMLKCCLLYCGIFPLHHEISCKKLIRAWVAEGFIEKQLLGMTAEEIGKLLLDDLIRRNLLEVARVGANGEVVSCRLLRLMQHFILKTLNRDYISILSNELVSPSKVTRILVIHGVINNLMPGVNTNSVRSLLLVRQNGLSTPSVLQNSFSNIKFLRVLELQNSPIDVLPDSIGDLVLLRYINLRGTRIHNIPPTIKSLRELQTLDIRDTCVRALPGGIDGLKMLRHLLLADSFSNRLVKLDGDVMFCKDLQTLAGIKLTQQIAYGLPYLPQLLKLSVGDVEGRATSLQLSKSIDMMKNLNSLTIKCAWRKEIQIQASNPLENLEKLRISGWIKNLLGWVCRLKSLKYLYLRDCMLIDDPVSSLQGLPSLCVLSLYNAYKGSHIHSVDASGFPNLKELSLQNLAGLEEWMRIEEGSMRSLYTINIAKCPLLKLPPKGMENLANLQKVQVKTMPAEFIMKTRELLLHTNVHFSVVC is encoded by the coding sequence ATGGCTGAAATTGCAGTTGTATACCTTGTTGCAAGGTTGGAGGATTGTATTTATAAAGAGGCTAACAAGAAGAGGGCAGCTAAATTAACTAAACTGCAGACCGAGTTCAATAGAGTTAGGCCATTTCTCAAACATGCTGATTGGAGATGGATAATTATGGAAGACCATGTATATGAAAAATGGGTTACAGATGTCATTGATTTGGCATGTGAGATAGAAAATGCCATTGACAGTGATTTTTGTACTAAAAGAGATACAAAAGAGTTTTCTGTGACCTCTTTTATGGATCTTGTAGGAGAATCTATAAACTACTTCTCTGAAAAAAAGATTACTGATAATTCTTATTTGGACATCTCGAATTTTCTTGAGAGAACCAGTAAGAAGCTCAAGGAGGTGGAAATTATGAAAAGTCTTCCTTTTATCAGTTTACTGGAAGATGCCGGAGGTGAAGGACAAATGTGGCATACAGATAGTTTTACCCGCAAGTTACCTTTGGACTGTATGGTGGGAAGAGATAAAGAGATTAAAATACTTGAGGAGTGGTTGCTCAATGAGAATGTAGATACTGCACTTATTGTAGCAGTAACCGGCACTATTGGGATTGGCAAAACTGCTATGTCAAGCACGGTCTTTGATCATTTGAAGATACATTTTGACTGTGCTGCATGGATATATGTTACTTCTCGTCCCGCTATAGATCTGTTGAGGGACATGTATACAGGTTTTCACAGATCTTCATTAGAGATCTCGGGTAAAAAACATCTGGATGACCTGGATGAAGAGGAGTTGACAAAGATAATAAGTTCTTACTTGGTTGAGAAGAAGTTCTTGTTGGTTGTAGATGACTTGGATGCATTAGATGCCTGGGAATATGTCAAGCGTGCATTGCCTTTAAATTGCAAAGGAAAGGTAGTTGTGACAACTCGCAACCCAGAAATTTCTGCTATTCTGTGTCATCATGTTCTCCATCTTGAACCACTGTCTACTGAAGATTCCCTTATATTGTTGCGCAGACGAAGTTGCTGGCAGCAATATGACCTAGATGACGTGCTCTGGCCTTCTTCAGGGGAACTGCTAGTGGAGGAGATTTTGCAGATCTGTCAAGGTCAGCCCCTAGTGATTGCAACAATTGGGGGGATGCTCTCAACAGTGAACATTAAGGAACCAAAGGAATGGGATAAATTTCTTGGTATACTAAGGGCATCCGTTGGGAGTTTGTGTCAATTCAACATAATCCAAAAGGCTCTTTTAGTAAGTTACTTTTCCTTGCAACCTATGTTAAAGTGCTGCTTACTGTATTGTGGCATTTTCCCATTACATCATGAAATCTCATGTAAGAAGCTTATTCGGGCATGGGTTGCAGAGGGGTTTATAGAAAAACAGCTATTAGGAATGACTGCAGAGGAAATTGGAAAGCTCCTCCTAGATGATCTTATTCGCAGAAATCTGCTTGAAGTGGCAAGAGTTGGTGCAAACGGGGAAGTGGTATCATGTAGGCTCCTGCGGCTCATGCAACATTTCATTCTTAAAACGCTGAATAGAGACTATATATCCATTTTATCCAACGAACTTGTTTCGCCATCCAAGGTAACTCGCATCCTTGTGATACATGGTGTGATCAATAATTTGATGCCTGGTGTGAACACCAACTCAGTTCGGTCCCTACTTCTTGTTAGACAAAATGGCCTATCTACTCCTTCTGTGTTGCAGAACtcgttttcaaatataaaatttttgcgTGTTTTAGAATTGCAGAATAGTCCGATTGATGTTTTGCCTGACTCAATTGGAGACCTTGTATTATTACGTTATATAAATCTAAGGGGTACCAGGATCCATAATATTCCCCCTACTATCAAGAGTTTGCGAGAATTACAAACCCTTGATATTAGAGACACTTGTGTGAGAGCTTTACCTGGCGGCATTGATGGCCTCAAAATGTTGAGGCACCTCCTCCTCGCAGATTCATTTAGCAATAGACTTGTGAAGCTTGATGGTGATGTCATGTTTTGCAAAGATCTTCAAACACTTGCAGGAATTAAGCTAACACAACAAATTGCCTATGGATTACCATACCTTCCCCAGCTCTTGAAATTATCTGTGGGCGATGTAGAAGGTCGAGCAACATCGTTGCAGCTCTCTAAATCTATTGACATGATGAAAAACCTGAACTCCCTGACCATAAAATGTGCTTGGAGAAAAGAAATCCAAATACAAGCATCAAATCCTCTAGAGAATTTGGAAAAATTACGTATTAGTGGCTGGATTAAAAACTTGCTTGGTTGGGTATGCAGATTAAAATCTCTCAAGTATTTGTACCTGCGGGATTGTATGTTGATTGATGACCCGGTTTCAAGCCTCCAGGGTCTACCCAGTCTCTGTGTCCTGTCATTATATAATGCCTACAAAGGAAGCCACATTCATTCTGTTGATGCATCAGGATTTCCTAATCTCAAGGAGCTCTCCCTTCAAAACTTAGCAGGACTCGAGGAATGGATGAGGATAGAGGAAGGATCTATGAGGAGCCTCTATACGATAAATATTGCAAAATGTCCACTACTGAAGTTGCCTCCAAAAGGTATGGAAAACCTTGCTAATTTACAGAAAGTGCAAGTCAAGACTATGCCTGCAGAATTTATCATGAAGACGAGAGAACTACTTCTGCATACAAATGTACACTTTTCTGTTGTCTGCTAA
- the LOC108209265 gene encoding WPP domain-interacting tail-anchored protein 1 isoform X1, with amino-acid sequence MDTGGKEVSIIDDNVPGSILFSGNVMQDTESVNDIRTIVELAAYSSEKSNNLSMLMMHVATKESEYEAFILDKELMLNDSSEKVLYLDLLCGILDSEVSEIEHFISMVQTDIIAARKFMVSYKYSGDDLESLKRMSQDAEGSLRQSLEQVSDIKAQSSDIQRNLLRSVGEDTWRGGKVIERLEDDNISVPRKDLKMLERSLAKELDFDKSISESREIKEVLKLSLHSSDHGNLFIEEEDIVVLERLFEGENAAAVLMGISKELLGQIQKLIFSLNASRNREDQLKTKLKDFIHKLKEKDASLQRTESSNLKINEDLLAKKDILEGNLKEVKDELVLVDSEAFTLREKVSSLENELKEYELQLMTAKIAGDKDQNLLQKLHEMRSTQDDLKEKIRKEEDRAARAESKCVLLTESNIELTEELNLLKASGNTTVMVDSLERKMSESDIVLQRAMASAEASQEKENMLNSTIKDMDNLIENLKSKVLKAENLAESAEDKCIELSERNSELTEKLHSLKGKMDCLKVSLHQAEESKKATAKDIRARTKLITEMVVQLAFERERLQKQISSLTKQNKILVNQSQQTSKNQVNMSHNVKEDTDNLTSTINTRNSNSANMDRKDDVDGEPDDCRLDFETVKNIDARQLNVKYLIIMVLVLVISIFAALLFKPPDSGF; translated from the exons ATGGATACGGGTGGAAAAGAGGTTAGTATTATTGATGACAATGTACCTGGCAGTATTTTATTTAGCGGCAATGTCATGCAAGATACAGAAAGTGTCAACGATATTCGTACAATAGTGGAACTGGCAGCGTATTCTTCTGAAAAGTCAAATAATCTGAGCATGCTAATGATGCATGTGGCAACTAAGGAGAGTGAATACGAGGCATTCATTCTTGACAAAGAGCTCATGTTGAATGATTCTTCTGAAAAAGTGCTTTATTTGGATCTCTTATGTGGTATTTTGGATTCAGAGGTGAGTGAAATAGAACATTTCATTTCTATGGTTCAGACAGATATTATTGCGGCCCGTAAATTTATGGTGTCATACAAGTACTCGGGTGATGATTTGGAGAGCCTAAAAAGAATGTCACAAGACGCTGAAGGATCATTGAGGCAATCACTGGAGCAGGTCTCGGATATAAAGGCACAATCTTCTGACATCCAGAGGAATTTGTTGAGATCTGTTGGAGAAGATACTT GGAGAGGCGGCAAAGTCATAGAGCGGCTGGAAGATGATAATATATCTGTTCCAAGGAAGGATTTGAAGATGCTTGAGAGATCTTTGGCAAAAGAACTAGACTTTGACAAAAGCATCTCTGAATCAAGAGAAATCAAAGAAGTTCTGAAGCTAAGTCTGCATTCTTCAGATCATGGAAATTTGTTCATAGAGGAGGAAGATATAGTAGTTTTGGAAAGGTTGTTTGAGGGAGAAAATGCTGCAGCGGTTCTGATGGGAATTTCAAAAGAGTTATTAGGCCAGATCCAGAAACTGATTTTCAGTCTTAATGCTTCAAGAAACAGAGAGGACCAACTGAAAACAAAGCTTAAGGATTTTATCCACAAGTTGAAAGAGAAGGATGCTTCTTTGCAGAGGACTGAAAGCAgcaatttgaaaattaatgagGATCTTTTAGCTAAGAAAGATATCTTAGAAGGAAATCTAAAAGAAGTAAAGGATGAGCTGGTTCTTGTGGATTCTGAGGCATTTACATTGAGGGAAAAAGTAAGCTCTTTGGAGAACGAGCTGAAAGAGTATGAACTGCAGCTAATGACAGCGAAGATTGCAGGGGACAAGGACCAAAATTTATTGCAGAAGCTTCATGAAATGAGAAGTACACAAGATGATCTTAAAGAAAAAATACGGAAAGAAGAAGACAGAGCTGCTAGGGCAGAGTCCAAATGTGTATTGCTGACAGAATCTAACATTGAACTGACTGAAGAGCTGAATCTTCTGAAAGCTAGTGGCAATACCACTGTAATGGTTGATTCACTAGAAAGGAAGATGAGTGAATCTGATATTGTGCTACAGCGTGCTATGGCATCTGCTGAAGCAAGTCAGGAGAAAGAAAACATGTTAAATTCTACAATAAAGGATATGGATAATCTGATCGAAAATTTGAAGTCAAAGGTTCTGAAAGCTGAAAATCTTGCTGAAAGTGCAGAAGATAAGTGTATCGAGCTGTCAGAGCGTAACTCGGAACTTACTGAAAAACTTCACTCTCTCAAGGGTAAAATGGATTGCTTGAAGGTGTCCTTGCATCAAGCCGAGGAATCAAAAAAGGCAACTGCAAAGGACATAAGAGCTCGAACTAAACTGATAACAGAAATGGTCGTGCAGCTGGCCTTTGAGAGAGAGCGCCTTCAGAAGCAG ATATCTTCATTAACAAAGCAGAATAAGATATTGGTGAACCAGTCTCAGCAAACAAGCAAAAATCAAGTGAATATGAGCCATAACGTGAAAGAAGATACTGATAATTTgacttctacaattaacacgagGAATAGCAACAGTGCTAAT ATGGACAGAAAGGACGATGTTGATGGTGAGCCAGATGATTGCAGATTGGACTTCGAAACTGTTAAAAATATTGATGCAAGACAGCTGAATGTgaaatatttgataataatgGTCCTTGTGTTGGTGATCTCCATCTTTGCAGCTTTACTGTTTAAACCTCCTGACAGCGGTTTCTAG
- the LOC108209265 gene encoding WPP domain-interacting tail-anchored protein 1 isoform X2 translates to MDTGGKEVSIIDDNVPGSILFSGNVMQDTESVNDIRTIVELAAYSSEKSNNLSMLMMHVATKESEYEAFILDKELMLNDSSEKVLYLDLLCGILDSEVSEIEHFISMVQTDIIAARKFMVSYKYSGDDLESLKRMSQDAEGSLRQSLEQVSDIKAQSSDIQRNLLRSVGEDTWRGGKVIERLEDDNISVPRKDLKMLERSLAKELDFDKSISESREIKEVLKLSLHSSDHGNLFIEEEDIVVLERLFEGENAAAVLMGISKELLGQIQKLIFSLNASRNREDQLKTKLKDFIHKLKEKDASLQRTESSNLKINEDLLAKKDILEGNLKEVKDELVLVDSEAFTLREKVSSLENELKEYELQLMTAKIAGDKDQNLLQKLHEMRSTQDDLKEKIRKEEDRAARAESKCVLLTESNIELTEELNLLKASGNTTVMVDSLERKMSESDIVLQRAMASAEASQEKENMLNSTIKDMDNLIENLKSKVLKAENLAESAEDKCIELSERNSELTEKLHSLKGKMDCLKVSLHQAEESKKATAKDIRARTKLITEMVVQLAFERERLQKQISSLTKQNKILVNQSQQTSKNQVNMSHNVKEDTDNLTSTINTRNSNSANVSAHLQKYDGQKGRC, encoded by the exons ATGGATACGGGTGGAAAAGAGGTTAGTATTATTGATGACAATGTACCTGGCAGTATTTTATTTAGCGGCAATGTCATGCAAGATACAGAAAGTGTCAACGATATTCGTACAATAGTGGAACTGGCAGCGTATTCTTCTGAAAAGTCAAATAATCTGAGCATGCTAATGATGCATGTGGCAACTAAGGAGAGTGAATACGAGGCATTCATTCTTGACAAAGAGCTCATGTTGAATGATTCTTCTGAAAAAGTGCTTTATTTGGATCTCTTATGTGGTATTTTGGATTCAGAGGTGAGTGAAATAGAACATTTCATTTCTATGGTTCAGACAGATATTATTGCGGCCCGTAAATTTATGGTGTCATACAAGTACTCGGGTGATGATTTGGAGAGCCTAAAAAGAATGTCACAAGACGCTGAAGGATCATTGAGGCAATCACTGGAGCAGGTCTCGGATATAAAGGCACAATCTTCTGACATCCAGAGGAATTTGTTGAGATCTGTTGGAGAAGATACTT GGAGAGGCGGCAAAGTCATAGAGCGGCTGGAAGATGATAATATATCTGTTCCAAGGAAGGATTTGAAGATGCTTGAGAGATCTTTGGCAAAAGAACTAGACTTTGACAAAAGCATCTCTGAATCAAGAGAAATCAAAGAAGTTCTGAAGCTAAGTCTGCATTCTTCAGATCATGGAAATTTGTTCATAGAGGAGGAAGATATAGTAGTTTTGGAAAGGTTGTTTGAGGGAGAAAATGCTGCAGCGGTTCTGATGGGAATTTCAAAAGAGTTATTAGGCCAGATCCAGAAACTGATTTTCAGTCTTAATGCTTCAAGAAACAGAGAGGACCAACTGAAAACAAAGCTTAAGGATTTTATCCACAAGTTGAAAGAGAAGGATGCTTCTTTGCAGAGGACTGAAAGCAgcaatttgaaaattaatgagGATCTTTTAGCTAAGAAAGATATCTTAGAAGGAAATCTAAAAGAAGTAAAGGATGAGCTGGTTCTTGTGGATTCTGAGGCATTTACATTGAGGGAAAAAGTAAGCTCTTTGGAGAACGAGCTGAAAGAGTATGAACTGCAGCTAATGACAGCGAAGATTGCAGGGGACAAGGACCAAAATTTATTGCAGAAGCTTCATGAAATGAGAAGTACACAAGATGATCTTAAAGAAAAAATACGGAAAGAAGAAGACAGAGCTGCTAGGGCAGAGTCCAAATGTGTATTGCTGACAGAATCTAACATTGAACTGACTGAAGAGCTGAATCTTCTGAAAGCTAGTGGCAATACCACTGTAATGGTTGATTCACTAGAAAGGAAGATGAGTGAATCTGATATTGTGCTACAGCGTGCTATGGCATCTGCTGAAGCAAGTCAGGAGAAAGAAAACATGTTAAATTCTACAATAAAGGATATGGATAATCTGATCGAAAATTTGAAGTCAAAGGTTCTGAAAGCTGAAAATCTTGCTGAAAGTGCAGAAGATAAGTGTATCGAGCTGTCAGAGCGTAACTCGGAACTTACTGAAAAACTTCACTCTCTCAAGGGTAAAATGGATTGCTTGAAGGTGTCCTTGCATCAAGCCGAGGAATCAAAAAAGGCAACTGCAAAGGACATAAGAGCTCGAACTAAACTGATAACAGAAATGGTCGTGCAGCTGGCCTTTGAGAGAGAGCGCCTTCAGAAGCAG ATATCTTCATTAACAAAGCAGAATAAGATATTGGTGAACCAGTCTCAGCAAACAAGCAAAAATCAAGTGAATATGAGCCATAACGTGAAAGAAGATACTGATAATTTgacttctacaattaacacgagGAATAGCAACAGTGCTAATGTAAGTGCTCATCTCCAAAAATATG ATGGACAGAAAGGACGATGTTGA